In Brachypodium distachyon strain Bd21 chromosome 2, Brachypodium_distachyon_v3.0, whole genome shotgun sequence, one genomic interval encodes:
- the LOC100844271 gene encoding mitochondrial uncoupling protein 1, which yields MATASSFAAMFISSAIAACFAEVCTIPLDTAKVRLQLQKKTAAGSAVTGGMLGTMKSIAREEGVAALWKGIVPGLHRQCLYGGLRIGLYEPVKALFVFVGDAALLNKILAALTTGIIAIVIANPTDLVKVRLQADGKATAVKRHYSGALNAYATIIRQEGIGALWTGLGPNMARNALINAAELASYDQFKQMFLNLPGFSDNVYTHLLAGLGAGIFAVCIGSPVDVVKSRMMGDSTYRSTIDCFVKTLKNDGPAAFYKGFIANFCRVGSWNVIMFLTLEQVRRFFLQG from the exons ATGGCAacggcgtcctccttcgccgCTATGTTCATCAGCAGCGCCATCGCTGCCTGCTTCGCTGAG GTGTGCACCATTCCTCTGGATACAGCCAAGGTGCGACTTCAGCTGCAAAAGAAAACGGCTGCTGGGTCTGCAGTTACAGGGGGGATGCTGGGCACAATGAAGTCCATCGCAAGGGAGGAGGGCGTAGCTGCACTTTGGAAGGGCATCGTCCCTGGCCTTCACCGCCAGTGCCTTTATGGTGGCCTCCGCATCGGCCTGTATGAGCCT GTGAAAGCGTTATTTGTGTTTGTGGGTGATGCTGCTTTATTGAACAAGATTCTTGCTGCTCTTACAACTG GTATCATAGCAATTGTTATCGCAAATCCAACTGATCTTGTCAAAGTGAGACTGCAAGCTGATGGAAAAGCTACCGCTGTCAAGAGGCACTATTCTGGAGCACTCAATGCCTATGCTACCATAATCAGACAG GAAGGTATTGGGGCTTTGTGGACCGGCCTTGGTCCAAATATGGCACGCAACGCCTTAATTAACGCTGCTGAGTTGGCCAGCTATGACCAATTTAAACAG ATGTTCCTAAATCTTCCGGGATTTTCTGACAATGTTTATACCCACCTTTTAGCTGGACTTGGTGCCGGTATTTTCGCTGTTTGCATTGGTTCTCCAGTGGATGTG GTGAAATCAAGAATGATGGGTGATTCAACATACAGAAGTACAATTGATTGTTTTGTCAAGACATTAAAGAATGAT GGACCTGCTGCTTTCTATAAGGGATTTATTGCAAATTTTTGTCGAGTTGGGTCTTGGAATGTGATAATGTTCTTAACTTTGGAACAG GTTCGAAGATTCTTTCTGCAAGGATGA
- the LOC112270752 gene encoding uncharacterized protein LOC112270752, with translation MKLHKALCGSRQAPQAWNAKLDKTLVALGFEKCPNEHAVYKRRKNDSNLLVGVYVDDLLIIGQKSTEVEAFKAQMKDMFSMSDLGLLSYYLGIEVSQSSEGISLCQSAYAQRIIQKAGMENCNACSTPMEPKLKLSKVRTTVPVDSTEFRSIVGSLRYLVHTRPDICHAVGIVSCYMENPTTEHMAAVKHILRYVLGSLNLGCYYKRKKSTKPQLIGYCDSDMGGDVDDRKSTSGVIFYLGENPISWVSQKQKVVALSTCEAEYFAATSAACQGVWLSRLLGDLLDEEPKTAILKVDNQFAISLSKNPVFHDRSKHIHVRYHFARECVETEKISVEYVRTELQLADILTKALGRVRFLEIREKIGMENAGKMQQA, from the coding sequence ATGAAGCTCCATAAAGCTCTCTGTGGGTCGCGTCAAGCACCACAGGCGTGGAATGCAAAGCTTGACAAGACTCTTGTAGCACTTGGTTTTGAGAAGTGTCCAAATGAACATGCTGTGTacaagagaagaaagaatGACTCAAATCTGCTAgttggtgtatatgtggatGATTTACTAATCATTGGGCAGAAAAGTACAGAAGTTGAGGCTTTCAAAGCACAGATGAAAGACATGTTCAGCATGAGTGATCTCGGCCTGCTCAGTTACTACCTTGGCATTGAAGTATCTCAGTCTAGTGAAGGAATCTCTCTCTGTCAATCAGCATATGCACAGAGAATTATTCAGAAAGCTGGGATGGAGAATTGCAATGCTTGCAGCACTCCAATGGAGCCAAAGTTGAAACTGAGCAAAGTACGTACAACTGTCCCTGTTGATTCGACTGAATTTCGTAGCATTGTGGGCAGTCTGCGCTATTTAGTTCACACCAGGCCAGATATATGTCACGCGGTTGGGATCGTGAGTTGTTACATGGAGAATCCAACCACTGAACACATGGCTGCTGTGAAACACATATTGAGGTATGTGCTGGGGTCTCTAAATCTTGGTTGCTATtacaaaaggaagaagagcacCAAGCCACAGCTGATTGGGTACTGTGATAGTGACATGGGTGGAGATGTTGATGACAGGAAAAGCACTTCAGGCGTCATCTTCTACCTTGGTGAAAATCCAATCAGCTGGGTCTCGCAGAAACAGAAAGTGGTCGCATTGTCGACTTGCGAGGCTGAATACTTCGCTGCCACGTCGGCGGCATGTCAAGGAGTCTGGTTGTCTCGTCTGCTAGGCGATCTGCTCGATGAGGAGCCGAAGACTGCAATTCTGAAAGTCGACAACCAGTTCGCAATCTCTCTCAGCAAGAACCCGGTTTTTCATGATAGGAGCAAGCACATTCATGTGCGTTATCACTTTGCGCGAGAGTGTGTGGAAACCGAGAAGATCTCAGTGGAATATGTACGTACTGAGCTCCAGCTAGCTGACATACTCACAAAGGCATTGGGGAGAGTCAGATTCCTGGAGATAAGAGAGAAGATCGGCATGGAGAATGCTGGTAAGATGCAACAAGCTTAA
- the LOC100844573 gene encoding uncharacterized protein LOC100844573 has protein sequence MAADAACQFQKIQIQREGTTFDVYVVGKENAPGVVVLQEWWGVDYEVKNHAIHISQIGDGYRALIPDLYRGKVALDVAEAQHLMEGLDWQGAIKDIQASVKWLKENGSAKVGVTGYCMGGALSIASGVLVPEVDAVVAFYGTPSSELADPSKAQAPIQAHFGELDSFVGFADVTAAKSLEEKLKSCGLPDEVHIYPGCSHAFMNASPEALKRRKDMGLADENLGAIDLAWSRFSAWMGRFLGSA, from the exons atggccgctgACGCCGCCTGCCAGTTCCAGAAGATCCAGATCCAGCGCGAGGGCACG ACCTTTGATGTCTATGTTGTTGGCAAAGAAAATGCTCCTGGTGTTGTAGTTTTGCAAGAGTGGTGGGGGGTTGACTATGAGGTCAAAAATCATGCCATCCATATTTCGCAAATCGGTGATGGATACAGAGCACTTATTCCAGA TTTGTACCGTGGGAAGGTTGCTTTGGATGTAGCTGAGGCTCAGCATCTGATGGAAGGTCTAGACTGGCAGGGTGCAATCAAGGATATTCAGGCTTCGGTTAAATGGCTTAAGGAAAATGGATCAGCAAAG GTTGGTGTTACTGGTTATTGCATGGGAGGTGCTTTGTCAATTGCAAGTGGAGTTTTGGTCCCTGAGGTTGATGCAGTTGTTGCTTTCTATGGGACGCCATCTTCTGAGCTTGCTGATCCCTCCAAGGCTCAGGCTCCAATCCAAGCTCATTTTGGGGAGCTTGACAGTTTTGTTGGGTTTGCAGATGTCACC GCCGCCAAGTCATTGGAGGAGAAGCTCAAGTCTTGTGGACTACCAGATGAAGTCCACATATATCCTGGATGCTCTCACGCCTTTATGAACGCATCACCTGAGGCCCTCAAGAGGAGGAAAGACATGGGTTTGGCTGATGAGAACCTGGGAGCCATTGACCTGGCCTGGTCTCGCTTCTCTGCTTGGATGGGTCGATTCCTGGGATCTGCATGA